One window of the Cryptomeria japonica chromosome 7, Sugi_1.0, whole genome shotgun sequence genome contains the following:
- the LOC131031078 gene encoding protein NRT1/ PTR FAMILY 5.3-like, translating to MVSNGRRTVEPEKENIALDGSVDLKGRPVLRAQTGGLKACSFIVGYEFCERLAFGGIWANLVIYLTNKLHEGTVSASRNVTIWTGTMWSMPILTAYIADSHWGRYWTFLAFSSIYILAMGLLTLAVSLTSLRPPPCPSDEGCQKASNFQIGIFYLALYLVAVGAGGIKPNISTFGADQFDEFDPKEKSQKNHFFNWWMFTIFLGTLFGKIFLIYIEDNVSFGVSYGIITAALIISGMAFLIGTPLYRHKIVTGSPLKRMANVFVGVARNWKVKAPSDPTTLYEVDSKEYISKGRYPIAHTSILRFLDKAAIINDKKTSSQISTVTEVEETKLMIGMLPVWLATIIPSMLITQAGTLFVKQSETLNRHMGSSFQIPAASVTAFLTLSMLITTLIYDRLLVPILRRFTGNPKGITALQRMGVGMVIQIVAMVAAMVIEIKRLEVVKDHGLENNKKAILPRSVFTLLPQFILLGIADALFEIGKIDFFYDQAPESMQSLGTSLYTSSNGVGAFASSFFITAVSNITGWIVSNTNASHLDYYYGFLAVLLVSNVAFFLFVSYVYGYKREIVQAFGEDSEKAVEILGLNRQRGIDVSMETNIA from the exons ATGGTTAGCAATGGGAGGAGGACAGTTGAACCAGAAAAAGAAAACATAGCATTAGATGGATCTGTCGATCTGAAAGGAAGGCCTGTTTTAAGAGCACAGACTGGAGGATTAAAAGCCTGTTCTTTTATAGTGG GGTATGAGTTTTGTGAGAGGCTGGCTTTTGGTGGGATATGGGCTAATCTAGTTATATATCTCACAAACAAGCTGCATGAAGGGACTGTCTCTGCCTCAAGGAATGTGACTATTTGGACTGGTACCATGTGGAGTATGCCCATCCTGACAGCATATATTGCAGATTCTCATTGGGGCCGCTACTGGACCTTCCTGGCCTTTTCCTCTATCTATATACTG GCAATGGGGCTTCTAACACTAGCTGTGTCATTGACATCTTTGAGACCACCTCCTTGCCCATCAGATGAAGGATGTCAAAAAGCATCTAATTTTCAGATTGGGATATTTTACCTAGCCTTATATCTAGTAGCAGTGGGCGCTGGTGGAATAAAACCAAACATATCTACTTTTGGTGCAGATCAGTTTGATGAATTTGATCCAAAAGAAAAGTCCCAAAAAAACCACTTCTTCAACTGGTGGATGTTTACCATTTTCTTGGGGACTCTGTTTGGTAAAATATTTCTGATTTACATAGAAGACAATGTGAGTTTTGGTGTAAGCTATGGAATCATCACAGCAGCACTCATCATCTCAGGCATGGCCTTTCTGATAGGAACTCCTCTATACAGGCATAAAATAGTAACTGGCAGCCCTCTAAAGAGAATGGCTAATGTGTTTGTTGGGGTGGCCAGGAACTGGAAAGTGAAAGCTCCTTCAGATCCTACTACTCTTTATGAGGTGGACTCTAAAGAATATATCTCTAAAGGGAGATACCCAATTGCTCATACTTCAATTTTGAG ATTTCTTGACAAAGCAGcaattataaatgataaaaagaCTTCCTCACAGATTTCAACTGTAACTGAAGTGGAGGAAACAAAACTCATGATAGGAATGCTTCCAGTTTGGTTGGCCACAATCATTCCAAGCATGCTAATAACACAAGCTGGCACTCTGTTTGTGAAACAGTCAGAGACTCTCAACAGGCATATGGGCTCCTCCTTCCAAATCCCAGCAGCCAGTGTCACAGCCTTCCTAACTCTCTCCATGCTTATAACAACCCTAATCTATGACAGGCTCCTCGTACCCATTTTGAGAAGATTTACAGGAAACCCTAAGGGCATAACTGCACTACAGAGGATGGGAGTGGGTATGGTCATCCAGATTGTTGCCATGGTGGCTGCAATGGTTATAGAAATCAAAAGACTAGAAGTAGTTAAAGACCATGGGCTTGAAAATAACAAGAAAGCAATTCTACCCAGAAGTGTTTTTACTCTACTTCCACAATTTATTCTGCTGGGCATAGCTGATGCTTTGTTTGAAATAGGCAAAATAGACTTCTTTTATGATCAAGCTCCAGAGAGCATGCAGAGTCTAGGGACTTCATTATACACAAGCTCTAATGGTGTGGGTGCCTTTGCTAGTAGTTTTTTTATTACAGCAGTGAGTAACATTACTGGATGGATTGTCAGTAATACAAATGCATCACATCTGGATTACTATTATGGGTTCTTGGCCGTTCTACTGGTTTCCAACGTGGCTTTCTTCTTGTTTGTTTCTTATGTGTACGGGTACAAGAGAGAAATAGTTCAGGCTTTTGGGGAAGATTCGGAGAAAGCAGTAGAAATTTTAGGTTTAAATAGGCAGcgtggtattgatgtaagcatggAAACAAATATAGCATAA